A window from Symbiopectobacterium purcellii encodes these proteins:
- a CDS encoding DMT family transporter has protein sequence MQALFPLIAVLFWSFNVIVNKLSVGAIDPAAMSFYRWLLALLVLTPFILPQLRRHAGTIRLHWGKLLFLGFLGMVLYQSMAYYAAHSISALMMGILVSLIPLLTVLISIPLLGVIPTLSLLCGSLLSFFGISWLISGGHPALILAQGIGRGEVMMFIAAVAYALYGVLTKRWSIALPTWVSLYVQIAFGVVLLLPNLLLAESIALNAQNLPLVLFAGIFASILAPWMWIVGVMRIGANNASIFINLTPVFTALIAVTLLHETLHGYHIVGGIMVLLGVVMAQRIRTPHTQHNAVRTPDSHTSPIQTHDVEANRK, from the coding sequence ATGCAAGCGTTATTTCCCCTTATCGCCGTTCTGTTTTGGTCATTTAACGTGATCGTTAATAAACTTTCCGTTGGTGCCATCGATCCGGCGGCTATGTCATTCTACCGCTGGCTGTTGGCTCTGCTGGTGCTGACGCCCTTTATATTGCCTCAGTTACGGCGCCACGCAGGCACCATCAGGCTACACTGGGGAAAATTGCTGTTTCTGGGGTTTCTCGGCATGGTGCTCTACCAAAGCATGGCCTACTATGCTGCACACAGCATCAGCGCGCTGATGATGGGTATTCTGGTCTCCTTGATCCCCTTGCTCACGGTATTGATCAGCATTCCACTGCTCGGCGTGATACCCACCTTGAGCTTACTGTGCGGCAGTCTGCTCTCTTTTTTCGGCATCAGTTGGCTTATCAGCGGTGGGCATCCGGCACTGATTCTGGCGCAGGGTATCGGACGCGGCGAGGTGATGATGTTTATTGCCGCAGTAGCCTATGCCTTGTACGGCGTATTAACCAAACGCTGGTCCATTGCGCTGCCCACCTGGGTGTCGCTCTACGTGCAAATTGCCTTTGGCGTTGTGCTGTTGCTGCCGAACTTATTGTTGGCAGAAAGCATTGCCCTGAACGCGCAAAACCTACCGCTGGTACTGTTCGCCGGTATTTTTGCCTCGATCCTCGCACCGTGGATGTGGATCGTCGGCGTGATGCGAATCGGAGCCAATAACGCCAGTATCTTCATTAATCTGACGCCGGTGTTTACCGCTCTGATCGCCGTGACATTGCTGCATGAAACGCTGCACGGTTACCACATTGTGGGCGGGATAATGGTATTACTCGGGGTTGTCATGGCGCAGCGTATACGCACTCCGCACACTCAGCACAACGCTGTGCGCACGCCGGATAGCCATACGTCCCCCATCCAAACGCATGACGTGGAAGCAAACCGCAAATAA
- a CDS encoding flagella biosynthesis regulator Flk, which translates to MQPVSSPGTPTPGDRPPSSPTSAIASSSSNTAAANSPLSFTQRATLDTLVVKLQALTSLSNNAIWTTLRQDIGLAPNQTLLGQHFTAAEQSLQNQLVQAQTQQSSARHPLLQRLTELLPQGNNSQRVTQFLRQEFGHTELKALTQPQLQRVLTMLQTPPDATPLNAASGRAPALATTLVQNALTNVATNAATTALLQRPLSSVEQNSLNQMVVRLSALLGEPTEKIWTSLTAMQHQPPGTPIPARHLPLLMQYLQTQTDLHHLLTTGNGRSDAPATATATPATAAGNTTQPPMTATQSTLHSLFQPALEANERQLLLDYSQNRFNAGVQTPLTQPQLNELITFLFAHRMQRAADGELTIQSLFPHPQPIANPLVAALPPVLQSVFNKPLFWPIVSVCVVIFLLWVLF; encoded by the coding sequence ATGCAGCCTGTCAGCAGTCCGGGAACCCCGACGCCGGGAGATCGTCCCCCCTCGTCGCCGACGTCGGCCATTGCATCTTCCTCTTCCAATACGGCGGCGGCGAACTCCCCACTTAGCTTTACCCAACGCGCCACGCTGGACACGCTGGTGGTCAAGCTACAGGCACTGACGTCGCTGAGTAACAATGCCATCTGGACCACACTGCGTCAGGACATCGGTCTGGCGCCAAACCAGACGCTGCTCGGTCAGCATTTTACCGCCGCCGAACAGTCATTGCAGAACCAACTGGTGCAGGCGCAAACACAGCAAAGCAGCGCCCGCCATCCGTTGTTGCAACGCCTGACCGAGCTGCTGCCGCAGGGAAACAACAGCCAGCGCGTCACTCAGTTTTTACGTCAGGAATTTGGTCATACCGAACTCAAAGCGCTCACGCAGCCCCAGTTACAACGGGTGCTGACTATGTTGCAAACACCGCCCGATGCGACACCGCTCAATGCCGCTTCCGGCAGAGCCCCCGCGCTTGCCACAACGCTGGTGCAAAATGCACTCACCAATGTTGCGACCAATGCCGCAACCACGGCCCTACTGCAACGTCCGCTATCCAGCGTCGAACAGAACAGCCTGAATCAGATGGTGGTGCGGTTATCCGCGCTGCTGGGCGAGCCGACGGAAAAAATCTGGACGTCATTGACGGCAATGCAGCACCAGCCGCCAGGCACGCCGATCCCGGCCCGCCATTTGCCGCTCCTGATGCAGTATTTGCAAACACAAACTGACCTACACCATCTGCTGACGACCGGGAATGGACGCAGCGATGCACCTGCGACGGCCACCGCAACGCCGGCAACCGCGGCGGGCAATACGACGCAGCCCCCAATGACCGCGACCCAGTCAACCTTGCACTCGCTGTTTCAACCCGCGTTGGAAGCCAATGAGCGCCAGTTGTTGCTAGACTATAGCCAAAATCGTTTCAATGCCGGGGTACAGACACCGCTTACCCAACCGCAACTCAACGAACTGATAACCTTTTTGTTCGCCCATCGCATGCAGCGCGCTGCCGACGGCGAGTTGACAATACAGAGCCTGTTCCCGCATCCGCAACCCATTGCCAATCCGCTGGTTGCCGCCTTGCCGCCTGTCCTCCAGTCCGTGTTCAACAAACCGCTGTTTTGGCCCATTGTCAGCGTTTGCGTGGTGATATTTTTGCTGTGGGTGCTGTTTTAA
- the fabB gene encoding beta-ketoacyl-ACP synthase I: protein MKRAVITGLGIVSSIGNNQQEVLASLREGRSGITFSQELKDSGMRSHVWGNVKLDTTGLIERKVVRFMSDASVYAFLSMEQAIDDAKLAPEVYQNNPRVGLIAGSGGSARSQVFGADAMRSPRGLKAVGPYVVTKAMGSAVSACLATPFKIQGVNYSISSACATSAHCIGNAVEQIQLGKQDIVFAGGGEELCWELACEFDAMGALSTKYNETPEKASRTYDADRDGFVIAGGGGMVVVEELEHALARGAHIYAEVVGYGATSDGADMVAPSGEGAVRCMKLAMQDVDTPIDYINTHGTSTPVGDVKELWAIRQVFGDAVPPISATKAMTGHSLGAAGVQEAIYSLLMLEHDFIAPSINVDTLDELAQDMNIVTQPTERKLTTVMSNGFGFGGTNATLVMRKLA, encoded by the coding sequence ATGAAACGTGCAGTGATTACTGGCCTGGGGATCGTCTCAAGCATTGGTAATAACCAGCAGGAAGTCCTGGCATCGTTGCGGGAAGGTCGCTCGGGTATTACGTTCTCACAAGAGCTGAAAGATTCCGGTATGCGTAGTCACGTCTGGGGCAATGTGAAGCTGGATACCACCGGCCTCATTGAACGTAAGGTCGTGCGTTTCATGAGCGATGCCTCTGTCTATGCTTTTCTGTCGATGGAACAAGCCATCGATGATGCCAAGCTGGCTCCTGAGGTTTACCAGAATAACCCGCGCGTCGGTTTGATTGCTGGTTCCGGCGGCTCTGCGCGTTCTCAAGTGTTTGGTGCGGATGCCATGCGCAGCCCACGTGGCCTGAAAGCGGTTGGTCCGTATGTGGTGACCAAAGCGATGGGCTCTGCGGTGTCTGCCTGTCTTGCAACGCCCTTTAAAATCCAGGGTGTGAACTACTCCATCAGCTCCGCCTGCGCCACCTCTGCGCACTGTATCGGTAATGCGGTAGAGCAGATCCAACTGGGTAAACAAGACATCGTCTTTGCTGGCGGCGGTGAAGAGTTATGCTGGGAACTGGCCTGTGAATTTGATGCCATGGGCGCACTGTCTACCAAATATAACGAAACGCCAGAAAAAGCGTCCCGCACCTATGATGCCGATCGCGACGGTTTTGTTATCGCCGGTGGTGGCGGTATGGTGGTTGTGGAAGAACTGGAACACGCGCTGGCGCGTGGTGCACATATTTACGCCGAAGTGGTGGGCTACGGTGCCACCTCTGACGGTGCCGACATGGTTGCCCCGTCCGGTGAAGGTGCGGTGCGCTGCATGAAGCTTGCGATGCAGGATGTGGACACCCCTATCGATTATATCAACACCCACGGTACGTCTACGCCGGTGGGTGACGTAAAAGAGCTGTGGGCGATTCGTCAGGTGTTTGGCGACGCGGTGCCGCCGATTTCGGCCACCAAGGCGATGACCGGACACTCCCTCGGTGCCGCGGGTGTGCAGGAAGCGATCTACTCTCTGCTGATGCTGGAGCATGATTTTATTGCGCCGAGCATTAACGTAGATACGCTGGATGAGTTGGCGCAGGACATGAACATCGTGACACAACCGACGGAGCGTAAGCTGACCACGGTAATGTCCAACGGTTTTGGTTTCGGTGGCACCAATGCGACGTTGGTGATGCGTAAGTTAGCGTAA
- the mnmC gene encoding bifunctional tRNA (5-methylaminomethyl-2-thiouridine)(34)-methyltransferase MnmD/FAD-dependent 5-carboxymethylaminomethyl-2-thiouridine(34) oxidoreductase MnmC, with protein sequence MKDHAIKHGTLSWNEQGTPVSQQFDDVYFSNQDGLEETRYVFLQGNHFPTRFVEHSRPLCIIAETGFGTGLNFLTLWEAFAHFRAQHPQAALRRLHFISFEKFPLRVADLEQAHAHWPTLAPYAEALRQAWPSALPGCHRLILADGAITLDLWFGDINDLLQTLDDSLTHQVDAWFLDGFAPSKNPDMWTENLFHAMARLCRAQGTFATFTAAGFVRRGLQQAHFDVEKIKGYGQKREMLRGVLPNVIPAPAVTPWYSRPAASTTEDIAIIGGGIASVLTALALLRRGAQVTLYCEDEAPALGASGNRQGALYPLLNDKHDALSRFFATAFGFSRRQYDSLLQAGIAFEHDWCGVNQIAYDEKSARKITQILHGHWPTELVTPLSADEMDTTSGVAIGFSGVSYAEGGWLCPAELTTHALKYAQSLGLVVHFATRVCALENVTAGWQLGLVNGQQKTHPVVILANGHQLNDWAQTQHLPCYAVRGQVSHIPTTPVLQGLQRVLCYDGYLTPVSPRHQQHCIGASYQRGVMTTTFSADEQQQNHQRLAACLPDATWVNDIDVSGNAARQGVRCATRDHLPLLGAAPDHAQTLHHYASLDVQQHTPERVAVAPVHTNLFVIGALGSRGLCSAPLAAEILAGQLYGEPLPLDAPTLAALNPNRFWVRKLLKGRAV encoded by the coding sequence GTGAAAGACCATGCTATTAAGCACGGTACACTCTCCTGGAACGAACAGGGTACACCTGTTTCGCAACAGTTTGATGACGTTTACTTCTCAAATCAGGATGGGTTGGAAGAGACCCGCTACGTCTTCTTGCAGGGTAATCACTTCCCGACGCGCTTTGTTGAGCATTCACGCCCACTGTGCATCATTGCGGAAACCGGTTTTGGCACTGGCCTGAACTTTTTGACGCTGTGGGAAGCGTTTGCCCATTTTCGCGCGCAGCATCCGCAGGCCGCGCTGCGTCGCCTGCACTTTATCAGCTTTGAAAAATTCCCGTTGCGCGTGGCCGATCTGGAACAGGCGCACGCCCACTGGCCGACACTCGCCCCTTACGCCGAAGCACTGCGACAGGCATGGCCGTCGGCGCTACCGGGTTGTCATCGCCTGATCCTGGCTGACGGTGCCATCACCCTCGACCTGTGGTTTGGCGATATCAACGACTTGCTGCAAACGCTGGACGATTCTCTGACGCATCAGGTTGACGCCTGGTTTCTCGATGGCTTTGCCCCGTCCAAAAACCCAGACATGTGGACCGAGAACCTGTTTCACGCCATGGCACGCCTGTGCCGGGCGCAAGGCACTTTTGCGACTTTCACCGCCGCAGGCTTTGTGCGCAGGGGCTTACAACAGGCCCATTTTGACGTGGAAAAAATCAAGGGCTACGGACAAAAGCGCGAAATGCTGCGCGGGGTATTGCCGAACGTCATCCCAGCCCCAGCGGTAACCCCCTGGTATTCACGCCCGGCCGCGAGCACGACAGAAGATATCGCTATTATTGGCGGCGGCATTGCCAGCGTGCTGACCGCACTGGCGCTGCTGCGACGCGGCGCACAGGTGACGCTCTATTGTGAAGATGAGGCACCGGCGTTAGGCGCATCCGGCAACCGTCAGGGCGCACTCTACCCGTTACTCAACGACAAACATGACGCGCTTTCCCGCTTTTTCGCCACTGCGTTTGGTTTTTCCCGCCGTCAGTACGATTCACTGCTGCAAGCCGGTATCGCCTTTGAGCACGACTGGTGCGGCGTGAATCAGATTGCCTACGATGAAAAAAGCGCGCGCAAAATCACGCAAATCTTGCACGGCCACTGGCCAACAGAGCTGGTTACGCCGCTCAGCGCTGATGAGATGGACACAACGTCTGGAGTAGCGATCGGTTTTTCAGGTGTGAGCTATGCCGAGGGCGGTTGGCTGTGTCCGGCTGAGTTGACAACCCATGCGTTGAAATACGCGCAATCGCTCGGGTTGGTGGTGCATTTTGCTACTCGCGTCTGCGCGCTGGAAAACGTCACAGCAGGCTGGCAACTGGGGTTGGTAAACGGGCAGCAAAAAACCCATCCCGTGGTGATCCTGGCGAATGGACACCAGCTCAACGACTGGGCGCAAACGCAACATCTCCCCTGCTATGCGGTGCGCGGTCAGGTGAGCCATATCCCGACCACGCCGGTGCTACAAGGCTTGCAACGCGTGCTTTGTTACGATGGCTATCTGACTCCCGTCAGCCCTCGCCATCAGCAGCACTGCATCGGTGCCAGCTACCAGCGAGGCGTGATGACCACCACGTTTAGTGCAGACGAGCAGCAGCAAAACCACCAGCGCCTCGCGGCCTGCTTGCCCGATGCCACGTGGGTAAATGACATCGATGTCAGTGGCAACGCAGCACGTCAGGGCGTGCGCTGCGCTACGCGCGATCATCTGCCGTTGCTCGGCGCGGCGCCGGATCACGCACAGACGCTACATCACTACGCATCACTTGATGTGCAGCAGCACACGCCAGAGCGTGTAGCCGTGGCACCGGTTCATACGAACCTGTTCGTCATCGGCGCGCTGGGTTCGCGCGGATTGTGCTCTGCCCCGTTGGCTGCCGAAATCCTGGCCGGGCAACTGTACGGCGAACCGTTACCGCTCGATGCGCCAACGCTCGCCGCATTGAACCCGAATCGTTTTTGGGTGAGAAAGTTGCTGAAAGGCCGCGCGGTGTAA
- a CDS encoding fimbria/pilus periplasmic chaperone, protein MHNCRSWSVSSNVQKAISGMLCVLGLMSALPAFAVVNIEGTRVILHNGEISTSLMLSNSEKQPTLVQVWSDEGDPLIPPERATTPLIAVPPVFSMKPGEERSLRLLLTSRQGFAHDKESLLWLNVYQIPPNTAEMTRHTQSVVLPLRLRLKVFIRPAGLGDPTESDGEQLRFRLLQAGDGQQLQVANPTPWHMTLTDISYAEQRLGSMMVAPASSVNLPVNRANVGQTLSYQLINDTGTHWRYTATLSP, encoded by the coding sequence ATGCACAATTGCAGATCATGGTCAGTTTCCAGTAACGTGCAGAAAGCCATCAGTGGGATGCTGTGTGTGCTGGGGTTGATGAGCGCACTGCCCGCATTCGCGGTGGTCAATATTGAAGGCACGCGCGTGATTCTGCATAACGGCGAGATATCCACATCGCTCATGCTGTCCAATTCAGAAAAACAGCCCACGCTGGTACAGGTTTGGAGTGATGAGGGCGATCCACTGATCCCACCCGAGCGTGCGACAACGCCGCTGATTGCCGTGCCACCGGTATTCAGCATGAAGCCCGGCGAGGAACGTTCTTTGCGTTTGCTGCTTACCTCGCGTCAGGGGTTTGCTCATGACAAGGAATCGCTGCTGTGGCTTAACGTCTATCAAATTCCACCGAATACCGCGGAGATGACGCGCCACACGCAAAGCGTCGTGTTGCCGCTGCGTTTGCGCCTGAAAGTGTTTATTCGGCCAGCCGGATTGGGTGACCCCACTGAGTCTGATGGTGAGCAACTGCGTTTTCGTTTGCTGCAAGCGGGGGACGGGCAACAGTTGCAGGTCGCCAATCCCACGCCCTGGCATATGACGCTGACCGACATCAGCTATGCTGAGCAGCGTCTGGGCAGCATGATGGTAGCTCCGGCGTCCAGCGTAAACCTACCGGTAAATCGTGCGAACGTCGGACAGACGCTCAGCTATCAGCTCATTAACGATACCGGCACCCACTGGCGCTATACCGCGACACTCTCGCCTTGA
- the stbD gene encoding fimbrial usher protein StbD: MTSRIILWLAVLLFGCQTAYSACVRVTSATTLSQAARNAGYTATAWNGACDTCNGRNIGMPGVISLSSGTFQPPGTLLASSSISFLSQGAQTAFTANQILFRCAVADASSLFEMYATNGDSGYAGMYAASEIDGAYYSYVRNVAVRLTHLKSGAYFSRYWQGRQLTPSDWFSDGTYIYIPASAFSDILMEVFRIDSTTWYGNAYNRYTYLYSQPHGYTAFKGPGLSANVTEGADSATKYEGWPYDWPGTWSLYATGVTFVRGASCRVDDFPNVVMLPLITANQLRQGGTSRAGFSVTIQCESGALSSTNVSTLTAANVSMGFLVNKPAAVAAAQSLGLVTSGGGLTWLLDNQYGTGAGEASGVGIRIFNSRGQAINLLPDLTSYGTGNPRGWYAFKELTTKVSTGSTEIYAGDFTASLEAINQQPITPGTVNAQLQIMVSFQ, translated from the coding sequence ATGACATCGCGTATCATACTCTGGCTGGCGGTGCTGTTGTTCGGGTGTCAAACGGCCTACAGCGCCTGCGTTCGGGTCACCAGTGCCACCACCTTATCGCAGGCCGCGCGCAATGCGGGCTATACCGCGACCGCCTGGAATGGCGCATGTGATACCTGCAACGGCAGAAACATTGGTATGCCCGGCGTGATAAGCCTGAGCAGCGGCACCTTTCAGCCGCCGGGTACTTTACTGGCGAGCAGTTCAATCAGCTTTCTGAGTCAGGGCGCGCAGACGGCGTTTACTGCTAATCAGATCTTGTTTCGCTGTGCGGTCGCTGATGCCAGCAGCCTGTTCGAGATGTATGCCACCAATGGCGATAGCGGCTATGCCGGAATGTATGCAGCCAGTGAGATTGACGGCGCTTACTACAGCTATGTGCGCAATGTTGCGGTCCGGCTCACCCATTTAAAGAGCGGGGCCTACTTTTCCCGCTATTGGCAGGGGCGGCAACTGACGCCGTCCGATTGGTTTTCCGATGGCACTTATATCTATATTCCGGCCAGCGCCTTCAGCGATATTTTGATGGAAGTGTTCCGTATCGACAGCACCACGTGGTATGGCAACGCCTATAATCGCTACACCTACCTCTACAGCCAGCCTCACGGCTATACCGCGTTCAAAGGTCCAGGGCTTAGCGCGAATGTGACGGAGGGCGCTGATTCGGCCACCAAATACGAAGGATGGCCCTATGACTGGCCTGGCACCTGGAGCCTGTACGCGACGGGGGTAACCTTTGTACGCGGTGCCTCTTGTCGCGTGGATGATTTTCCGAATGTCGTGATGCTGCCGTTGATCACCGCCAATCAGCTGCGTCAGGGCGGCACCAGCCGTGCGGGGTTCTCCGTCACCATACAGTGTGAATCCGGGGCATTGTCCAGCACCAATGTGTCAACGCTCACTGCGGCGAATGTCTCAATGGGTTTTTTGGTAAACAAGCCCGCTGCCGTGGCGGCAGCGCAGTCTTTAGGGTTGGTCACCAGCGGTGGCGGTTTAACCTGGTTGCTGGATAATCAGTACGGCACTGGGGCAGGCGAGGCCTCTGGCGTCGGTATCCGTATTTTCAACAGCCGGGGGCAAGCCATTAATCTGCTGCCGGATTTGACCTCTTACGGCACCGGCAACCCGCGTGGGTGGTATGCCTTTAAAGAATTGACCACCAAGGTCTCCACCGGTAGCACAGAGATTTATGCCGGCGATTTTACCGCATCGCTGGAAGCGATTAATCAACAACCGATCACGCCGGGGACAGTCAATGCACAATTGCAGATCATGGTCAGTTTCCAGTAA
- a CDS encoding fimbria/pilus periplasmic chaperone, whose amino-acid sequence MTARNVVLPGIGAALLVLLVMASFSAWASVTMTGTRIIYRSDARSVDVQLANRGNVPYIVQTWFDEGDMNDGPESKRNIPFVVSPASFRIAPNAGQVARISYTRSRALPEDRESIFYFNFQQIPPSNVGGDAAAGQNKMLVVLRNRVKLFFRPSQLGNPPTNVLSTVKVTATREGQRSGVVVSNTLPFYLNVSKIVLNASGTAIPATADMVAPLSQRTFWFTRAVPSGRNTVTVTIISDQGARLSADFPL is encoded by the coding sequence ATGACTGCACGCAACGTCGTATTGCCAGGTATTGGGGCTGCTCTGCTGGTGTTATTGGTGATGGCGAGTTTCTCCGCATGGGCCAGTGTCACCATGACGGGAACACGAATTATTTATCGCAGCGATGCGCGCTCGGTAGATGTTCAACTCGCGAACCGCGGTAACGTGCCCTATATCGTTCAAACCTGGTTTGATGAAGGGGATATGAACGACGGTCCGGAGAGCAAACGTAATATCCCCTTCGTGGTTTCTCCCGCGTCTTTCCGTATTGCCCCGAATGCCGGACAGGTTGCCCGTATTTCCTATACCCGCTCGCGCGCTTTGCCAGAAGATCGTGAGTCCATTTTCTATTTCAATTTCCAGCAAATCCCACCGTCCAATGTGGGGGGCGATGCTGCCGCTGGCCAAAATAAAATGCTGGTGGTGCTGCGCAACCGCGTCAAATTATTTTTCCGCCCCTCCCAACTGGGAAATCCTCCCACCAATGTTCTCTCAACGGTGAAAGTGACGGCCACCCGTGAGGGGCAACGCAGCGGCGTTGTCGTGTCCAATACCCTGCCGTTCTATCTCAATGTAAGCAAGATAGTGCTAAATGCCTCGGGCACAGCCATTCCGGCGACAGCGGATATGGTCGCGCCCTTAAGTCAGCGCACGTTCTGGTTTACTCGCGCTGTGCCGTCAGGACGTAATACCGTCACGGTAACGATCATCAGCGATCAGGGAGCCAGACTCAGTGCCGACTTCCCGTTATGA
- a CDS encoding fimbrial protein, which yields MMLNKYAVAFGFVASLVAVPSMALASGNTISFEGEVADETCEVSVNGNDASPVVLLPTVSASQLNAAGQTAGQTTFDIGVSGCTGDADGMTVSTVFVGNQVTSAGNLGNIGTAKNVELQILDTKGTEINFTNGFTGDGDLALGPNETSASYTAQYLATGSAGPGSVTSTLQYAISYQ from the coding sequence ATGATGCTGAATAAATATGCTGTAGCGTTTGGTTTTGTTGCTTCACTGGTTGCCGTTCCGAGCATGGCGCTGGCTTCTGGCAATACCATTTCTTTCGAGGGGGAAGTCGCGGACGAAACCTGTGAGGTTTCGGTTAATGGTAATGACGCATCACCCGTCGTATTACTGCCGACAGTCAGTGCCAGCCAACTGAATGCTGCGGGCCAAACCGCTGGGCAAACCACCTTTGATATCGGTGTCAGCGGCTGCACGGGTGATGCGGATGGCATGACAGTGTCTACCGTATTTGTCGGCAATCAGGTAACCAGCGCAGGCAACCTGGGCAATATCGGCACGGCAAAAAATGTCGAACTGCAAATTCTGGACACCAAAGGGACGGAGATCAACTTCACCAACGGGTTTACCGGTGACGGTGATTTAGCTCTCGGCCCGAATGAAACCAGCGCCAGCTATACCGCACAGTATCTGGCAACCGGTAGCGCGGGTCCAGGGTCGGTGACTTCAACGCTGCAATACGCCATTTCCTACCAGTAA
- a CDS encoding YfcL family protein, with protein MIAECEARILALIDDMLEHASDDELFAGGYLRGHLTLAVAEAEEQGDTTVQALYQRVCDSVQQAIKNGELSPPDQILVNGMWDDLFQRASQIN; from the coding sequence ATGATCGCAGAATGTGAAGCGCGTATTCTTGCGCTGATTGATGATATGCTAGAGCATGCCAGCGATGATGAACTTTTTGCCGGTGGCTACCTGCGCGGTCATTTGACGCTGGCGGTGGCAGAAGCCGAAGAACAGGGTGACACTACGGTTCAGGCGCTCTATCAGCGTGTTTGCGACAGTGTACAGCAAGCGATTAAAAACGGTGAGCTGTCGCCGCCGGATCAGATATTAGTTAATGGTATGTGGGACGATTTATTTCAACGCGCCTCACAGATCAATTGA
- a CDS encoding elongation factor P hydroxylase gives MTTSNVSTTHDYRDLITLFGQCFEQDYNTRLVKGDDEPIYLPADEQFSYHRIVFAHGFYASAFHEISHWCIAGEARRKLVDFGYWYCPDGRDAATQGQFEQVEIKPQAFDWLFCVASGFPFNVSCDNLEGDIEPDRIAFQRTVHAQVMAYLEQGIPARPLRFIRALQSFYNTPPLTAAQFPYHAELN, from the coding sequence ATGACCACCTCTAACGTAAGCACGACGCATGATTACCGCGATCTCATCACCCTGTTCGGACAATGCTTTGAACAGGACTATAACACCCGGCTGGTGAAAGGGGATGATGAGCCTATCTATCTGCCCGCGGATGAACAGTTTTCCTATCATCGCATTGTGTTCGCGCATGGGTTTTATGCCAGCGCGTTTCATGAGATTTCGCACTGGTGCATTGCCGGTGAGGCGCGACGCAAGCTGGTGGATTTTGGCTATTGGTACTGTCCGGATGGCCGCGATGCGGCAACACAGGGGCAGTTCGAGCAGGTAGAAATCAAGCCACAGGCGTTTGATTGGCTGTTTTGCGTGGCATCGGGCTTTCCCTTCAATGTCAGTTGCGACAATCTGGAAGGGGATATCGAGCCGGATCGCATCGCGTTTCAGCGCACCGTACATGCGCAAGTGATGGCCTATCTCGAGCAAGGTATTCCGGCGCGGCCATTGCGCTTTATTCGCGCATTACAATCGTTTTACAATACGCCGCCGTTGACGGCGGCGCAGTTTCCGTATCACGCCGAACTCAACTGA
- a CDS encoding sulfite exporter TauE/SafE family protein, whose product MEWFLVSPEMLGVLFAFAALAGFIDSIAGGGGLLSIPILLSAGLSPAQALATNKLQAVGGSFSASLYFVRQRAVKLNEQKLPIALTFVGSTFGAWLIQQIHADFLRQILPVLVIGIGLYFLLMPKIGEEDRQKRLSGLPFAFLAGGCIGFYDGFFGPGAGSFYALAFVTLSGFSLPKATAHAKVLNFTSNFGGLLFFILGGQVVWGVGLVMLVGQVLGARLGARMVLNKGQTLIRPMLVIVSACMSVKLIYDNHGSDIAQWIGHLWS is encoded by the coding sequence ATGGAATGGTTTTTGGTCAGCCCCGAAATGCTCGGGGTGTTGTTTGCTTTTGCGGCACTTGCCGGTTTTATCGATTCAATCGCGGGGGGAGGCGGATTACTCAGTATTCCTATTCTGCTCTCGGCGGGACTAAGCCCGGCGCAGGCGCTGGCAACCAATAAACTGCAAGCGGTCGGTGGCTCTTTTTCTGCCAGTCTCTATTTTGTCCGTCAGCGCGCCGTGAAGTTAAATGAACAGAAGCTGCCGATCGCATTGACCTTTGTCGGCTCAACGTTTGGCGCTTGGTTGATTCAGCAGATTCACGCAGATTTTTTGCGCCAGATCCTGCCTGTTCTGGTGATCGGTATCGGGCTCTATTTCCTGCTAATGCCAAAAATTGGTGAAGAAGATCGCCAGAAACGCTTATCGGGCCTGCCTTTTGCCTTTTTGGCCGGCGGGTGTATTGGGTTCTATGACGGTTTCTTTGGCCCCGGTGCAGGTTCTTTCTACGCGCTGGCGTTTGTCACGCTCAGCGGTTTCAGCCTGCCCAAAGCCACGGCGCATGCCAAGGTTCTTAATTTTACGTCCAATTTTGGTGGGTTGCTGTTCTTTATCCTCGGCGGTCAGGTGGTCTGGGGCGTTGGTCTGGTGATGCTGGTGGGGCAGGTGCTGGGTGCCCGTCTCGGGGCACGCATGGTGCTCAATAAGGGGCAAACGCTGATCCGCCCGATGCTGGTGATTGTGTCTGCCTGTATGAGCGTGAAGCTGATTTACGATAACCACGGCAGCGATATTGCCCAATGGATAGGACACCTTTGGTCATGA